One window of the Dehalococcoidia bacterium genome contains the following:
- a CDS encoding ABC transporter substrate-binding protein translates to MQHVRAAKDPASRWAQPTSARERGGVIGRRRFLQLAGAAAGLASVRCAPILPASTDIGPPLIQPGGMLRVAVAGELPSGDPLVTTPANQVLCGLLYSRLLRPRAGAGVPYDSAEIIEDLAEKWEQVDDYVYIFYLRRGVRWHDLPPVAAREVVADDVRLTLERLIALRPAAAPLAFGAIDRIELPDRYTLKLTLREPLPSIIAAIASPLARIVPAELIDREVDLRRHPVGSGPFLLPRPDRSGRIVLRKNPGYFRSSQPYLEAVELVLVPDRATELALLKNRESDLGIEPAGLLQSEADALRAANPDLVISRIQRPTVILLGYNDARAPFHDVRLRQAVSLALDRRRLASEAYGENYVLSGHVPPSVADWALFPDEVERLWGRRDIARARALWAEAAVVDPGELTLLVHPSADLGGLADGIVEQLREAGIRARLSRLEPVLLGRALADRAFDLLLIQPAPSTEFDDWTGALYSAASPRNLWGYVDRRFEELLLRTRRGPDREGRRRAALDLQRYLADKVPVAPLFSPVHYYAVAANVKGWAPHWSAGLPGLDEAWLYRPPLPTPTGRG, encoded by the coding sequence GTGCAGCACGTTCGCGCGGCGAAAGACCCCGCTTCTCGTTGGGCTCAGCCGACCTCGGCGCGGGAGCGCGGGGGGGTGATCGGACGCCGTCGTTTTCTCCAGTTGGCGGGCGCGGCTGCGGGGCTGGCGTCGGTCCGCTGCGCGCCGATCCTGCCGGCCAGCACCGACATCGGCCCGCCGCTTATCCAGCCGGGGGGGATGCTGCGCGTGGCGGTTGCTGGTGAACTGCCGAGCGGCGACCCGCTGGTGACAACGCCCGCGAACCAGGTCCTGTGTGGGCTGCTCTACAGCCGGCTTCTGCGCCCCCGCGCGGGCGCTGGAGTGCCCTACGACTCGGCCGAGATTATCGAAGACCTCGCCGAGAAGTGGGAACAGGTCGATGACTATGTCTACATCTTCTATCTGCGCCGCGGGGTCCGCTGGCACGACCTCCCGCCGGTCGCTGCCCGGGAGGTCGTCGCTGATGATGTCCGGCTGACCCTCGAACGGCTGATCGCGCTGCGGCCTGCCGCCGCCCCGCTCGCCTTCGGCGCCATTGACCGGATTGAGCTGCCCGACCGCTACACCCTCAAGCTGACGCTCCGCGAGCCCCTTCCGTCGATCATCGCGGCGATTGCCAGTCCTCTTGCGCGGATTGTGCCGGCGGAGCTGATCGATCGCGAAGTCGACCTGCGGCGTCATCCCGTCGGCTCGGGCCCCTTCCTGCTGCCGCGTCCCGACCGCAGCGGCCGGATTGTGCTCCGCAAAAACCCCGGCTATTTTCGCTCCAGCCAGCCCTATCTCGAGGCGGTGGAGCTGGTCTTGGTGCCGGACCGCGCCACAGAACTGGCGCTGCTCAAAAACCGAGAGAGCGACCTCGGCATCGAACCGGCCGGGCTGCTGCAGAGCGAGGCAGACGCGCTGCGCGCCGCGAACCCCGACCTCGTCATCAGCCGCATCCAGCGGCCGACCGTCATCCTGCTCGGCTACAACGACGCCCGCGCGCCGTTCCACGACGTCCGCCTCCGTCAGGCAGTCTCGCTCGCGCTCGACCGGCGGCGCCTGGCGAGCGAGGCGTATGGCGAGAATTATGTCTTGTCTGGGCATGTCCCGCCGTCGGTAGCGGACTGGGCGCTTTTCCCGGACGAGGTAGAACGGTTGTGGGGGCGCCGAGACATCGCCCGAGCGCGCGCGCTCTGGGCAGAGGCGGCCGTTGTCGACCCGGGCGAGCTGACGTTGCTGGTGCATCCCAGCGCTGACCTTGGCGGGCTCGCCGACGGGATCGTGGAGCAGCTTCGGGAGGCGGGGATCCGCGCTCGCCTCTCTCGTCTCGAGCCGGTTCTGCTCGGGCGGGCGCTTGCTGACCGCGCTTTCGACCTCCTACTCATCCAGCCCGCGCCCTCGACCGAATTCGATGACTGGACCGGCGCGCTCTACAGCGCGGCCTCCCCGCGCAATCTCTGGGGCTATGTCGACCGCCGGTTTGAGGAGCTGCTCCTTCGCACGCGCCGCGGCCCGGACCGAGAAGGACGCCGTCGCGCGGCGCTCGACCTCCAGCGCTACCTTGCCGATAAGGTTCCGGTCGCCCCCCTCTTCTCGCCAGTGCACTACTATGCTGTTGCCGCGAACGTGAAGGGCTGGGCGCCCCATTGGTCCGCCGGCTTGCCCGGCCTCGATGAGGCGTGGCTTTACCGCCCGCCGCTCCCGACACCGACCGGGCGGGGATAA
- a CDS encoding ATP-dependent Clp protease ATP-binding subunit, translated as MADRFDKFTERARKVLTLAQEEAQRFNHNYIGTEHLLLGLVREGDGVAAKVLANLGVELNKVRSAVEFIIGRGDRMVLGEIGLTPRAKKVIELAVDEARRLNHHYIGTEHLLLGLVREGEGIAAGVLESLGVNLERVRAETIRVLSQSMPQSHPEMRSPARTPTIDQLGMDLTAAARANKLDPVIGRQKEIERVIQILSRRTKNNPVLIGEPGVGKTAIAEGLAQRIVNGDVPETLLGKRLLTLDIGALVAGTKYRGEFEERLKKVIEEIRASGNCMLFIDELHTLVGAGAAEGAVDAANILKPSLARGELQCIGATTLDEYRKYIERDAALERRFQPVMVEEPTIEETIEILRGIKDRYEQHHRLTITDEALKAAAELAARYIPDRFLPDKAIDLIDEAASRVRLQRSMTPPSLKEALKGLETVRREKEAAISSQQYEYAAELRDRELKLADKIEKLEMGWQSSQGSSKPEVGPDDVAQVVSMWTGIPVVRIAGDESQRLVHMEEALHKRVVGQDEAISVVSKAIRRARAGLKDPKRPIGSFIFLGPTGVGKTELVRALAEFLFGSEDHMIKLDMSEFMERHAVARLVGAPPGYVGYDEGGQLTEAVRRKSYSVVLFDEIEKAHPDVFNILLQILDEGRLTDAKGRRVDFRNTVIVMTSNVGADLIKRDVVTGFRTTRDEVKTREQAYERMKEKVMAEMKNLFRPEFLNRIDATVVFHPLSREQIRSIVDLEIAKVQKRLVEQSITLEISDEAKDWLAEKGYDETFGARPLRRVIQNNVEDRLSEALLEGTVRPGDTVRIIVEGDDLAIRTAALVETP; from the coding sequence ATGGCTGACCGCTTTGACAAATTCACTGAACGCGCGCGGAAAGTCTTGACCCTTGCTCAAGAGGAAGCGCAGCGCTTCAATCACAACTACATCGGCACCGAGCACCTCTTGCTCGGCCTCGTCCGCGAGGGGGACGGCGTCGCTGCGAAAGTGCTCGCCAACCTCGGCGTCGAGCTGAACAAGGTGCGTTCGGCGGTCGAGTTCATCATCGGCCGCGGCGACCGGATGGTGCTCGGCGAGATCGGCCTTACCCCTCGCGCCAAGAAGGTGATCGAACTGGCCGTCGACGAGGCGCGCCGGCTGAATCACCACTACATCGGCACCGAGCACCTGCTGCTCGGGCTGGTGCGCGAAGGAGAGGGGATCGCTGCGGGGGTCCTCGAGAGCCTTGGCGTCAACCTCGAACGCGTGCGGGCCGAAACAATCCGTGTCCTCAGCCAGTCGATGCCGCAGTCGCATCCGGAGATGCGCAGCCCAGCGCGGACCCCGACGATCGATCAGCTCGGCATGGACTTGACCGCCGCGGCGCGAGCCAACAAGCTCGACCCGGTCATCGGCCGGCAGAAGGAGATCGAGCGGGTCATCCAGATCCTCTCGCGGCGCACGAAGAACAACCCGGTGCTGATCGGCGAGCCCGGCGTCGGAAAGACGGCTATCGCCGAAGGGCTGGCGCAGCGCATCGTCAACGGCGATGTGCCCGAGACGCTGCTCGGGAAGCGGCTGCTCACGCTCGACATCGGCGCGCTTGTCGCCGGCACGAAGTATCGCGGCGAGTTTGAAGAGCGCCTGAAGAAGGTGATCGAGGAGATCCGCGCCTCGGGCAACTGCATGCTCTTCATCGACGAGCTGCACACCCTCGTCGGTGCGGGTGCCGCCGAGGGAGCGGTCGATGCCGCCAATATCCTCAAGCCGTCCCTCGCCCGCGGCGAGCTGCAATGCATCGGCGCGACCACGCTCGACGAATACCGCAAATACATCGAGCGGGATGCTGCGCTCGAGCGGCGCTTCCAGCCGGTGATGGTCGAGGAGCCGACCATTGAGGAGACGATCGAGATCCTGCGCGGGATCAAGGACCGCTACGAGCAGCACCACCGCCTGACGATCACCGACGAGGCACTGAAAGCGGCCGCCGAGCTCGCCGCTCGGTATATTCCCGACCGCTTCTTGCCCGACAAGGCGATCGACCTGATCGACGAAGCTGCCTCGCGCGTCCGGCTCCAGCGGTCGATGACGCCGCCCTCGCTGAAGGAGGCGCTCAAGGGCCTCGAGACGGTCCGCCGCGAGAAGGAAGCGGCGATCAGCAGCCAGCAGTACGAATATGCCGCGGAACTGCGCGACCGCGAGCTGAAGCTGGCCGACAAGATCGAAAAACTGGAGATGGGCTGGCAGTCGTCGCAAGGGTCGTCGAAGCCGGAGGTCGGGCCGGACGATGTCGCCCAAGTGGTCTCGATGTGGACCGGCATCCCCGTCGTCCGGATCGCCGGCGACGAGTCGCAGCGCCTGGTTCACATGGAAGAGGCGCTCCACAAGCGCGTCGTCGGCCAAGATGAGGCGATCTCGGTCGTCTCGAAGGCGATCCGCCGCGCCCGCGCCGGCTTGAAAGATCCCAAGCGGCCGATCGGGTCGTTTATCTTCCTCGGCCCGACGGGCGTCGGGAAGACTGAGCTCGTCCGCGCCCTGGCCGAGTTCCTCTTCGGCAGCGAAGACCACATGATCAAGCTCGACATGAGCGAGTTCATGGAGCGGCACGCTGTCGCCCGGCTGGTAGGCGCGCCGCCCGGCTATGTCGGGTACGACGAGGGCGGCCAACTGACCGAGGCGGTGCGGCGCAAGTCGTACAGCGTCGTCCTCTTCGACGAGATCGAGAAGGCGCACCCCGACGTCTTCAACATCCTGCTGCAAATCCTCGACGAAGGGCGGCTGACCGACGCGAAAGGGCGGCGGGTCGACTTCCGCAACACGGTCATCGTGATGACCAGCAACGTGGGAGCGGACCTGATCAAGCGCGACGTCGTGACCGGCTTCCGCACCACGCGCGATGAAGTGAAAACGCGTGAACAGGCCTACGAGCGGATGAAGGAGAAGGTGATGGCAGAGATGAAGAATCTCTTCCGTCCCGAATTCCTCAACCGGATCGACGCCACCGTCGTCTTCCATCCGCTCTCGCGCGAGCAGATCCGAAGCATTGTCGACCTCGAGATCGCCAAGGTGCAGAAGCGCCTGGTCGAGCAGTCGATCACGCTCGAGATCTCCGACGAAGCCAAAGACTGGCTCGCCGAGAAGGGCTACGACGAGACCTTCGGCGCTCGCCCGCTCCGCCGCGTCATCCAGAACAACGTCGAAGACCGGCTGTCCGAGGCGCTGCTTGAAGGCACGGTGCGGCCCGGCGACACGGTCCGGATCATCGTCGAAGGCGACGACCTCGCCATCCGTACCGCTGCTCTGGTCGAAACACCCTAG
- a CDS encoding ATP-dependent 6-phosphofructokinase, producing MAVRRIGVLTGGGDAPGLNAVIRAVVKTAIHEYGWEVIGIRNGFEGLIPPSSAGPLTLDGVRGILPRGGTILGTANRGSPFVRRVTAEGRVELVDQTPEAIATLDELGIDALVVIGGDGTLNIAHELAKRGVPVVGVPKTIDNDLPETDQTFGFDTAVLTATEAIDKLHTTAESHHRVMVLEVMGRDAGWIAIHAGIAGGADVILIPEIPFHVRKVVEKIAERDRAGRHFSIVVVAEGAKAAGSGQFYVKPKDELSLGRLGGIGEWLSDTLAMSSGHESRCTVLGHLQRGGTPTAFDRVLATRYGAAAARAIAKGRVNHMVALKGNVICEVPLEQCVGRIRTVPPDGELVQTARGLGISLGV from the coding sequence ATGGCAGTCCGACGGATTGGAGTGCTCACTGGCGGCGGCGACGCGCCGGGGCTTAATGCCGTCATCCGCGCCGTCGTCAAGACCGCCATCCATGAATACGGCTGGGAAGTCATCGGCATCCGCAATGGCTTTGAGGGGCTGATCCCTCCCTCGAGCGCCGGACCGCTGACGCTCGACGGCGTCCGGGGGATCCTCCCGCGCGGCGGGACAATCCTCGGCACCGCCAATCGCGGCAGCCCCTTCGTCCGGCGTGTCACCGCCGAGGGGCGCGTTGAATTAGTCGACCAAACCCCCGAAGCCATTGCCACTCTCGACGAACTCGGCATCGACGCTCTTGTCGTCATCGGCGGAGACGGCACGCTCAACATCGCCCACGAGTTAGCCAAGCGGGGCGTGCCCGTTGTCGGCGTTCCTAAGACGATCGACAACGACCTCCCTGAAACCGACCAGACCTTCGGGTTCGACACCGCCGTCCTCACCGCAACCGAGGCGATCGACAAGCTCCATACCACGGCGGAGAGCCATCACCGCGTGATGGTGCTCGAGGTAATGGGCCGCGATGCGGGCTGGATCGCCATTCACGCCGGCATTGCGGGGGGCGCGGATGTCATTCTCATCCCCGAGATCCCATTCCACGTTCGGAAAGTCGTCGAGAAGATCGCGGAGCGCGACCGAGCGGGCCGGCATTTCAGCATTGTGGTCGTCGCGGAGGGGGCAAAGGCCGCCGGAAGCGGCCAGTTCTACGTCAAGCCAAAGGATGAGCTGTCGCTCGGTCGGCTCGGCGGCATTGGCGAATGGCTGAGCGACACCCTCGCCATGTCGAGCGGCCATGAGTCGCGCTGCACGGTCCTCGGTCACCTCCAACGGGGCGGCACGCCGACCGCATTTGACCGCGTTTTGGCGACGCGCTACGGAGCCGCCGCCGCGCGCGCCATCGCCAAGGGGCGGGTCAACCACATGGTGGCATTGAAAGGCAATGTCATCTGTGAGGTGCCGCTCGAACAGTGCGTCGGCCGCATCCGCACCGTTCCGCCCGACGGCGAACTGGTGCAGACCGCGCGCGGCCTCGGCATCTCGCTCGGCGTGTGA
- a CDS encoding sodium-translocating pyrophosphatase: protein MDHFFWIVPVAGVFAVVFAIYLAWDVLRRDTGTPEMRAIADIIYEGAMAFLRRQYQTIALLSVVGAIIIGVALSFIPQPEGLPQGFDLGWRTAVAFLLGALCSGISGFTGMFVAVKSNIRTAAAARTSLDGAVSAAMRGGAVSGFLVVALSLLGVYILFVLYGGLVDPKTAPYLIVGYGFGASFVALFAQLGGGIYTKAADMGADLVGKVEAGVPEDDPRNAAVIADLVGDNVGDCAGRGADLFESTAAESIGAMILGVAVAQLTGNSAWVFFPLIIRALGIFASAAGLLVVRARQNEDPMSALNRGYYLAAALSAIFMVGSAMLILNSWQLALAGVIGIVTSIAFVYITQYYTAGSWRPVQEIANASRTGPATVIVNGTAVGFETTAPTAIAISLALGLAFWLGQQAGQAIPIDPNAKAFYAQSAGLIYGIFGTAIATMGMLMTTAYILAMDTFGPITDNAGGIAEMSHQPESTRHITDALDAVGNTTKALTKGYAIASAGLAAFLLFSAYIENVGLFLSARPNSGVATLANITIDLAKVDVFIGALIGAMIVFLFSSLAIRAVGNAAGKIIEEVRRQFRADPGIMAGTSKPDYGRCVDITTRAALREMVAPGLLAVAGPVVVGVALGWQAAGGLLIVGTIAGILVATFLNNSGGAWDNAKKFIEAGNLKAADGSIIKKATPEHAAAVVGDTVGDPFKDTAGPSLHVLVKLFSTITLVLLPLFLLFHG from the coding sequence GTGGACCACTTCTTCTGGATCGTTCCAGTTGCTGGAGTGTTCGCCGTCGTCTTCGCGATCTATCTCGCTTGGGATGTGCTCCGACGGGACACCGGCACCCCCGAGATGCGGGCGATAGCAGATATCATCTACGAAGGCGCGATGGCGTTTCTCCGCCGCCAGTATCAAACGATCGCTCTCCTCTCTGTGGTCGGAGCGATCATCATTGGGGTCGCGCTCTCCTTCATTCCGCAGCCCGAAGGTCTTCCCCAAGGGTTTGACCTTGGCTGGCGGACGGCGGTCGCGTTTCTGCTGGGAGCGCTCTGCTCGGGGATCTCCGGCTTTACCGGCATGTTCGTCGCCGTGAAGTCGAATATCCGCACCGCTGCGGCTGCTCGCACGAGCCTTGATGGCGCCGTGTCGGCGGCGATGCGAGGCGGGGCGGTCTCCGGCTTTCTCGTCGTCGCGCTCAGTTTGCTCGGCGTCTACATCCTCTTTGTGCTGTACGGCGGCCTTGTCGACCCGAAGACGGCGCCCTATCTCATCGTCGGTTATGGCTTCGGCGCCTCGTTCGTCGCCCTCTTCGCGCAGCTGGGCGGCGGGATCTACACCAAAGCGGCCGACATGGGAGCAGACCTCGTCGGGAAGGTGGAAGCGGGCGTGCCGGAGGACGACCCCCGCAACGCTGCCGTTATCGCGGACCTTGTCGGCGACAATGTCGGTGACTGCGCTGGCCGCGGCGCGGACCTCTTCGAGTCCACGGCGGCCGAGAGTATCGGCGCGATGATCCTCGGCGTCGCCGTGGCGCAGCTGACGGGCAACTCGGCGTGGGTATTCTTCCCGCTCATCATCCGCGCGCTGGGGATCTTCGCCTCCGCGGCGGGACTACTGGTGGTGCGCGCTCGTCAGAATGAAGACCCGATGAGCGCGCTCAACCGCGGGTATTATCTCGCGGCGGCCCTGTCGGCCATCTTCATGGTCGGCTCGGCGATGCTGATCTTGAACAGCTGGCAGTTGGCATTGGCTGGCGTAATCGGCATTGTCACCAGCATCGCCTTCGTTTATATCACGCAGTACTACACCGCCGGCAGCTGGCGGCCGGTGCAGGAGATCGCGAACGCCTCGCGCACCGGGCCCGCAACAGTCATCGTCAACGGCACTGCCGTCGGGTTCGAGACAACTGCGCCAACCGCTATCGCCATCTCGCTCGCTCTCGGTCTTGCCTTCTGGCTCGGACAGCAGGCCGGCCAAGCGATCCCGATCGATCCGAACGCGAAAGCGTTCTACGCCCAGTCGGCCGGTCTCATCTATGGGATCTTCGGCACTGCCATCGCGACGATGGGGATGCTGATGACAACGGCGTACATCCTTGCCATGGATACGTTCGGCCCGATCACCGACAACGCGGGCGGGATCGCCGAAATGTCGCATCAGCCGGAGTCGACGCGTCACATCACGGACGCGCTCGATGCGGTGGGGAACACGACGAAGGCGCTGACCAAAGGCTACGCGATCGCCTCCGCAGGACTGGCCGCTTTCCTGCTCTTCTCGGCCTACATTGAAAACGTAGGGCTGTTCCTCTCTGCTCGCCCCAACAGCGGCGTCGCGACCCTCGCCAATATCACGATCGATCTTGCCAAGGTTGATGTCTTTATCGGCGCGCTGATCGGCGCGATGATCGTCTTCCTGTTCAGCTCGCTCGCCATTCGGGCGGTGGGGAACGCCGCGGGCAAGATTATCGAAGAGGTGCGTCGGCAGTTCCGCGCTGACCCCGGCATCATGGCGGGCACCTCGAAGCCGGACTACGGCCGCTGCGTCGATATCACCACGCGCGCCGCGCTGCGAGAGATGGTCGCGCCGGGCCTGCTCGCCGTGGCGGGGCCTGTCGTCGTCGGCGTTGCGCTCGGCTGGCAGGCGGCAGGCGGGTTGCTCATCGTCGGCACGATCGCCGGCATTCTCGTGGCCACTTTCTTGAACAATTCCGGCGGCGCCTGGGACAACGCCAAGAAGTTTATCGAGGCAGGGAACCTCAAAGCCGCCGACGGGTCGATCATCAAGAAGGCGACGCCGGAGCATGCTGCGGCAGTGGTGGGCGATACCGTGGGTGACCCGTTCAAGGACACGGCAGGGCCCTCCCTGCACGTGCTCGTGAAGCTGTTCAGCACGATCACCCTCGTGCTGTTGCCGCTCTTCCTCCTCTTCCACGGCTGA
- the rimM gene encoding ribosome maturation factor RimM (Essential for efficient processing of 16S rRNA) produces MTDRPAPPRRPREVPDEFVAVGQIVGAFGLKGALRVRLETDFPERLVPGREFIVASRRMRLREARIMGANATITLEEVTDRTAAEALRGEFLLVPKAELPPLPEGEFYIHQLVGLRVQDRQGRVFGTVTDVLFTGANDVYVVATPHGLLYLPAIEDVVLAIDLEAGVLIAEPLEGSIPTPPKPRLGRQPKRRRRSSPQTPARGESAAGRPSKAAATPALEQEAPR; encoded by the coding sequence GTGACCGATCGTCCCGCGCCGCCCCGGCGACCGCGAGAGGTGCCGGACGAGTTCGTCGCTGTCGGCCAGATCGTCGGCGCCTTCGGGCTGAAAGGTGCGCTGCGGGTGCGCCTCGAGACGGATTTCCCTGAGCGGCTGGTTCCCGGCCGCGAATTTATCGTCGCCAGCCGCCGCATGCGCCTCCGCGAGGCACGCATCATGGGCGCCAACGCAACGATCACGCTCGAAGAGGTCACTGACCGCACCGCTGCCGAAGCGCTGCGCGGCGAGTTTCTGCTCGTCCCGAAAGCAGAACTCCCCCCGCTGCCGGAGGGCGAATTTTACATTCATCAGCTCGTGGGGCTTCGCGTCCAAGACCGGCAGGGCCGGGTTTTCGGCACGGTCACTGATGTGCTCTTTACCGGCGCCAACGACGTTTATGTCGTCGCAACGCCGCACGGTTTGCTCTATCTCCCTGCTATCGAGGATGTGGTGCTCGCGATCGACCTCGAGGCGGGGGTGTTGATCGCCGAACCGCTTGAAGGAAGCATCCCGACCCCGCCCAAACCGCGCCTAGGACGGCAGCCGAAGCGGCGGCGCCGCTCTTCACCCCAGACGCCGGCCCGCGGCGAGAGCGCAGCGGGGCGCCCGAGCAAAGCGGCCGCCACTCCTGCGCTCGAGCAGGAAGCGCCGCGCTAG
- the rpsP gene encoding 30S ribosomal protein S16: protein MVRLRLRRMGSKKKPTYRVVAAYAHSPRDGAFIEIIGHYNPRTEPSTIVIDEEKALRWLRNGAQPTDRVAKLLAITGITEKFKQLAANKA, encoded by the coding sequence ATGGTACGACTTCGTCTTCGCCGCATGGGGTCGAAGAAGAAACCAACCTACCGTGTCGTCGCCGCCTACGCGCACTCTCCGCGCGATGGCGCTTTCATCGAGATAATCGGCCACTACAACCCGCGCACCGAACCGTCGACGATTGTCATCGACGAAGAGAAAGCCTTGCGCTGGCTCCGCAACGGCGCTCAACCGACCGATCGAGTCGCGAAGCTGCTCGCTATTACCGGCATCACGGAGAAGTTCAAGCAGCTTGCCGCCAATAAGGCGTAG
- a CDS encoding KH domain-containing protein → MKALIEYIASSIVDHPEQVQVREVRGRNSTILELRVAPDDMGRVIGKQGRIASAMRTLLKAAATRSGGRYVLEIE, encoded by the coding sequence ATGAAAGCACTGATCGAATATATCGCTTCGTCGATTGTTGACCACCCCGAGCAGGTGCAGGTGCGCGAAGTGCGGGGCCGCAACTCGACCATCCTCGAGCTCCGGGTCGCCCCGGATGATATGGGGCGGGTCATCGGCAAACAGGGCCGCATCGCAAGCGCCATGCGGACGCTGCTTAAGGCTGCGGCCACCCGCTCCGGCGGCCGGTACGTTCTCGAAATCGAGTGA
- a CDS encoding S1 RNA-binding domain-containing protein — translation MTLVKSYQDHSTDENGLTMQELLDAKMGTSYAVLRRGDVIEGSVVAIDREGILVDIGGKSEGHVPANEATCVASGEEPLKVGDTVLVYVVQPEDVGGVAVLSVDRARAERGWRRIQQLYETQAIFEAEVVDFNKGGLIVSIDGVRGFLPSSQVMGLRTEGGAEAQLEERLKEMVGRTLRLKVVDVNRRRNRVILSERAAMQEWRSQQKERLLGELAPGDVRRGVITSVTSFGAFVDLGGADGLIHLSELSWDRVEHPSEVVKPGDEVNVYVMNVDPETKKIGLSLRRAQGEPWQRVLGRYSLGQLVTGKITKLTSFGAFARLEEGIEGLIHVSELSDRRITHPREVVREGDVLTLKVVKIEPERHRLGLSLRQAVEDLGEDAFRGRRNDHD, via the coding sequence GTGACCCTCGTGAAGAGCTACCAAGACCACTCGACCGACGAAAACGGTCTGACGATGCAAGAGCTTCTCGACGCCAAGATGGGCACGAGTTATGCCGTGCTTCGGCGCGGCGACGTGATCGAGGGCTCGGTCGTCGCGATCGACCGGGAGGGCATCCTGGTCGATATTGGTGGCAAGTCGGAAGGGCACGTCCCGGCGAACGAGGCAACCTGCGTCGCCTCGGGCGAGGAGCCGCTCAAGGTGGGCGACACCGTGCTGGTCTATGTCGTTCAGCCCGAAGATGTCGGCGGGGTTGCGGTGCTCTCGGTTGACCGAGCGCGCGCAGAGCGCGGCTGGCGGCGCATCCAACAGCTGTATGAGACTCAAGCCATCTTCGAGGCCGAGGTTGTCGACTTCAACAAAGGCGGGCTGATCGTTTCGATCGATGGGGTGCGCGGCTTTCTGCCGAGCTCCCAAGTGATGGGCCTCCGCACCGAGGGAGGAGCAGAAGCGCAGCTTGAAGAACGGCTGAAGGAAATGGTGGGGCGGACGCTCCGCCTGAAGGTCGTTGATGTCAACCGGCGGCGCAACCGCGTTATTCTGTCGGAGCGGGCGGCGATGCAGGAATGGCGCTCCCAGCAAAAAGAGCGCCTCCTGGGTGAACTCGCGCCGGGAGATGTTCGGCGCGGCGTGATCACGAGCGTCACCTCCTTTGGCGCCTTCGTCGACCTCGGCGGCGCAGATGGGCTGATCCATCTGTCGGAGCTGTCGTGGGACCGGGTGGAGCACCCGAGCGAGGTAGTCAAGCCGGGCGACGAAGTGAACGTCTACGTGATGAACGTTGACCCGGAGACGAAGAAGATCGGACTGAGCCTCCGGCGCGCTCAAGGGGAGCCGTGGCAGCGGGTGCTGGGAAGGTATTCTCTGGGACAGCTCGTAACTGGTAAAATTACGAAGCTGACGTCGTTCGGGGCGTTTGCCCGACTCGAAGAGGGGATCGAGGGGCTGATCCACGTCTCCGAGTTGAGCGACCGGCGGATTACTCACCCGCGGGAGGTTGTCCGCGAAGGGGACGTTCTGACGTTGAAGGTGGTCAAGATCGAGCCAGAGCGGCACCGGCTCGGTCTGAGCCTCCGGCAAGCGGTAGAAGACCTTGGGGAGGACGCCTTTCGTGGTCGTCGCAATGACCATGATTAA
- a CDS encoding haloacid dehalogenase, translated as MTEIEAVGEAIRAELEEKNRLREAGLQAQREVIRAAANAIRAVHRGELERARQLLDTARSALAATSASLREHPDLRYAGWLQDAEKEYAEAATTVALLAGDPLPTPHSLGVGVVPYVNGLGEAVGELRRAILDLLRRGELGRSEELLETMDAIYSVLVTMDFPDTLTGGLRRTTDGVRALLERTRGDLTLAIRQARLEAKLASLLRCTD; from the coding sequence ATGACCGAGATCGAAGCGGTCGGCGAGGCGATCCGCGCGGAACTGGAGGAGAAGAACCGGCTGCGTGAGGCGGGCCTGCAGGCCCAGCGCGAGGTGATCCGCGCGGCGGCAAACGCGATCCGTGCGGTTCACCGGGGCGAACTGGAGCGTGCGCGCCAGCTGCTCGACACTGCAAGGAGCGCTCTTGCCGCAACATCCGCGAGCTTGCGGGAGCACCCCGACCTTCGCTATGCGGGATGGCTGCAAGATGCCGAGAAAGAGTATGCCGAGGCAGCCACGACGGTCGCGCTCCTTGCGGGGGACCCGCTGCCGACCCCGCACTCGCTGGGGGTCGGCGTTGTGCCCTACGTGAACGGCTTGGGGGAAGCGGTCGGGGAGCTGCGGCGGGCGATCCTCGATTTGCTCCGCCGCGGCGAACTCGGCCGCTCAGAGGAGCTGCTCGAGACGATGGACGCGATCTACAGTGTGCTGGTGACGATGGACTTTCCCGACACGCTGACCGGAGGACTGCGCCGGACGACCGACGGCGTTCGCGCGCTCCTTGAACGCACGCGCGGTGACCTAACCCTCGCCATTCGCCAAGCGCGCCTGGAAGCGAAGCTCGCCTCGCTCCTTCGCTGCACCGACTAG